The following coding sequences lie in one Treponema sp. OMZ 790 genomic window:
- a CDS encoding 6-hydroxymethylpterin diphosphokinase MptE-like protein codes for MIKQIKLHSSYNPQKEAERFSGTIGGNPKIIVITEPGESYLAPILRKRFPESKLIAMRYTDNYFLDSDKLWDNVWRPASGNPAFFLINNIPDEFLASALFLPWKPAENVWPDSASRIWKEISEAVKIIQSIIATRNFFGKKWLKNMGENFIFSEKLVDIDFSAKRNSDNAESYFFAGAGPTLDKVLNNCRDNINNMFTAAAASALPALSSRNIRLNLCISTDGGFWAGNHLKYLYSDNFKETALAFPLEAKIPSGILKKNQCVFLSYGSALETLFFTKLGILPFQAKRNGSVSGTAIELLLDNTEGKIFIAGLDLKESKGFSHCSPHESQKQKESNADRLNTLSTFAAASNFDLRSLKTYEKWFSRLPNPRAERLFRIGQNLTALGNIKSVSEEDFKIQTSNQGKNTEINKIKPLECKPLKEKKALLSEIYTNIKDEIKSNIFFDKVKVSVKETGFSTPEKELCEFISFQNYMSFIKEKGTSGEKEIKVKLENEITNFLENQIKRFDS; via the coding sequence ATGATAAAACAAATTAAACTTCACTCTTCTTATAATCCCCAAAAAGAAGCCGAAAGGTTTTCCGGCACAATAGGGGGCAATCCTAAAATTATCGTTATAACGGAACCCGGAGAATCTTATCTTGCTCCGATTTTACGCAAGAGATTTCCTGAAAGTAAATTGATAGCAATGCGGTACACCGATAATTATTTTTTGGACTCGGATAAACTTTGGGATAATGTTTGGAGACCGGCATCAGGAAATCCCGCTTTTTTTTTGATTAATAATATTCCTGATGAGTTTTTAGCTTCTGCTTTGTTTTTGCCGTGGAAACCTGCAGAAAATGTTTGGCCTGATTCGGCCTCACGAATATGGAAAGAAATATCCGAAGCTGTAAAAATAATTCAGAGCATAATAGCCACAAGAAATTTTTTTGGAAAAAAATGGCTTAAAAACATGGGCGAAAACTTTATTTTTTCGGAAAAACTTGTCGATATCGATTTTTCGGCAAAAAGAAATTCGGATAATGCCGAATCCTATTTTTTTGCAGGCGCAGGACCTACTCTGGATAAGGTTTTAAATAATTGCCGTGATAATATAAATAACATGTTTACCGCGGCAGCAGCTTCAGCCCTCCCGGCTCTCAGCAGCCGAAATATACGTTTAAATTTATGTATATCGACTGACGGCGGATTTTGGGCAGGCAATCATTTAAAATATCTGTATAGCGATAATTTTAAAGAAACTGCCCTAGCCTTCCCTCTTGAAGCAAAAATTCCTTCCGGCATTTTAAAAAAAAATCAATGCGTTTTTTTAAGCTACGGTTCGGCCCTTGAAACTCTTTTTTTTACAAAGTTGGGTATTCTTCCCTTTCAAGCAAAAAGAAACGGAAGCGTATCAGGAACTGCAATAGAGCTGCTTTTGGATAACACTGAAGGTAAAATCTTTATTGCCGGTCTGGATTTAAAAGAATCCAAAGGATTTTCTCATTGCTCGCCGCATGAAAGTCAAAAACAAAAAGAAAGTAATGCAGACAGATTAAATACATTATCCACTTTTGCAGCTGCATCCAATTTTGATCTGAGGTCATTAAAAACTTACGAAAAATGGTTCAGCCGGCTGCCCAACCCAAGAGCAGAACGTCTTTTTAGGATAGGACAAAATTTAACGGCCTTGGGCAACATAAAATCGGTAAGTGAAGAAGATTTTAAAATTCAAACTTCCAACCAAGGAAAAAATACCGAAATAAACAAAATAAAACCTTTGGAATGTAAACCCTTAAAAGAAAAAAAAGCTCTCTTATCAGAAATTTATACGAACATAAAAGACGAAATAAAAAGCAATATCTTTTTCGATAAAGTAAAAGTAAGTGTAAAAGAAACAGGTTTTAGTACACCGGAAAAAGAATTGTGTGAATTTATTTCTTTTCAAAATTATATGAGTTTTATAAAAGAAAAAGGCACAAGCGGCGAAAAAGAAATCAAGGTAAAACTTGAAAACGAGATAACGAATTTTTTGGAAAATCAAATTAAAAGGTTCGACTCATGA
- a CDS encoding motility associated factor glycosyltransferase family protein, translating to MNLLDKNIESLKRKNLQLAEDIINSGEGTDYLHTETSKTGLLLPVLKNGKHLHSKYDPLKEAERLFTGNENFVLFCGLGAGIHIEYFLTHFKLKHCAVTETDFANLKSLFKIMDFSNLIINNNLTFLPPLESENFEKEFISSYIPALHGNFEIKILRPWEDFYKEKMPEFEKKIQNSLEKIQADVSTQAAFGKIWMRNIMHNLKTAALIRPSIPKPDTRKKAYILGAGPSLEFALKDIKKERNKIVLFASDTAFPVLMEEGVEADFFVSMDPQNISYAHCFKPFTQNTIGIFDLCANPILAREFLKNGNAFFFTKSDHPFAQFASLFSPFPYMETASGTVALAAGAAACAMGFKDLNFEGLDFAYTDGKTYATGTYLSKRFENTSLKTSPLETKFCDLMFRTQVEKTEKQGKITYTTALLDSYKSFFLSKISFFERRSQKVIWNKDDFSLFPYTEFISYLKNSIDKDKQRLTTALLPYFAYLSKRLSKNMPDFADLELVLSQILEYTIN from the coding sequence ATGAATTTATTAGATAAAAATATAGAAAGTTTAAAAAGAAAAAATTTACAACTTGCCGAAGATATTATAAATTCGGGCGAGGGAACGGATTATCTGCACACCGAAACTTCCAAGACAGGCTTACTTCTTCCCGTATTAAAAAACGGCAAACACCTTCATTCAAAATATGACCCGTTAAAAGAAGCGGAAAGACTTTTTACCGGGAATGAAAATTTTGTTCTTTTTTGCGGATTGGGAGCCGGCATTCATATAGAATATTTTTTAACACATTTTAAATTAAAACACTGCGCCGTAACGGAAACTGATTTTGCAAATTTAAAAAGCCTTTTTAAAATAATGGATTTTTCAAATCTGATTATAAATAACAACTTAACCTTTTTACCGCCGTTGGAATCGGAAAATTTTGAAAAAGAATTTATTAGTTCTTATATTCCTGCTTTGCACGGCAATTTTGAAATAAAAATTTTAAGGCCCTGGGAAGATTTTTACAAAGAAAAGATGCCCGAATTCGAAAAGAAAATTCAAAATTCGCTTGAAAAAATACAGGCCGATGTTTCGACTCAGGCGGCTTTCGGTAAAATATGGATGCGGAATATCATGCATAATTTAAAAACGGCAGCTTTAATCCGCCCTTCAATTCCTAAGCCGGATACAAGAAAAAAAGCCTATATTTTGGGAGCCGGGCCAAGCCTCGAATTCGCTCTAAAAGATATAAAAAAAGAACGAAATAAAATTGTTCTTTTTGCTTCCGATACTGCATTTCCCGTTTTAATGGAGGAAGGAGTAGAAGCAGATTTTTTTGTGAGTATGGATCCGCAAAATATTTCTTATGCTCATTGCTTTAAGCCTTTTACACAAAACACCATAGGTATATTTGATCTTTGTGCAAACCCGATTCTTGCAAGGGAATTCTTAAAAAACGGCAACGCTTTTTTCTTTACAAAAAGCGATCATCCCTTTGCACAATTTGCTTCGCTTTTTTCGCCCTTCCCTTATATGGAAACCGCAAGCGGAACTGTTGCCCTTGCGGCAGGAGCTGCAGCCTGCGCTATGGGATTTAAAGATCTAAATTTTGAGGGTTTGGATTTTGCCTACACTGACGGTAAGACGTATGCAACCGGAACCTATCTTTCAAAGCGGTTTGAAAATACATCCCTTAAAACTTCACCTTTGGAAACAAAATTTTGTGATTTAATGTTTCGAACTCAGGTAGAAAAAACCGAAAAACAAGGGAAAATAACTTACACGACAGCTCTTTTAGACTCATACAAAAGCTTTTTCCTTTCAAAAATTTCATTTTTTGAAAGAAGATCTCAAAAGGTAATTTGGAATAAAGACGATTTTTCTTTGTTCCCTTATACCGAGTTTATCTCTTATTTAAAAAACTCTATTGATAAAGATAAGCAAAGGCTGACAACGGCTCTTTTGCCCTATTTTGCCTATTTAAGCAAAAGATTATCTAAAAATATGCCGGATTTTGCCGATTTAGAACTTGTACTATCTCAAATTCTGGAGTATACTATAAATTAA
- a CDS encoding diguanylate cyclase domain-containing protein, translated as MKKMYIGIYAAIALIIIFGTFSWFVYGIIKDSDYGAEESRSIFAYFAKQIIISSEKDNFAQTSYNQKLYELANELEIKAFVISKPSKNVVVSWPKDSDLIGYDEAGNFIIKPASLFVVNHTGKINVKTMQSYDTELVLTASIPTLKPAAIYLRLRSAFFIILAVTILTIIIILVTNLTNTQEMVYADIKQGGFGDGELEDEVYPNIDYNEPEQNFQDNSGISENIGNHKTIHETADDDVYGLEDLDNLKITQQFPYESGAGTTYKEEKDIAYISSDSEEYTDIQNTSVFDTANAEAIEKVRGLYSPITGISWQEYLPEYLESELRRAASSEQDIALVIMKLDDFSLESMIGKKIAALLIDFIKFRDMIFEFDSNGFAAILQDTNLDEAMKKAEEIYKGTKSILTEYDISKSVSIGITTRTSRLISSGRMIEEAQAAVNRAINNNDDPIVAFRVNPDKYREFISDN; from the coding sequence ATGAAAAAGATGTATATTGGCATATATGCCGCAATTGCGTTAATAATTATATTCGGAACATTTTCATGGTTTGTTTACGGGATTATAAAAGACTCCGATTACGGTGCGGAGGAGTCCCGTTCTATATTTGCCTATTTTGCAAAGCAGATCATAATATCTTCCGAAAAAGACAACTTTGCACAAACTTCTTATAATCAGAAGTTATATGAGCTTGCAAACGAATTGGAAATAAAAGCCTTTGTTATTTCTAAACCTTCTAAAAATGTTGTAGTATCTTGGCCTAAGGATTCGGACCTCATAGGCTATGATGAGGCAGGTAATTTTATCATAAAGCCGGCTTCATTGTTTGTAGTAAATCATACCGGAAAAATAAATGTAAAAACAATGCAAAGCTATGATACGGAACTTGTGCTTACAGCATCGATTCCGACACTAAAACCCGCGGCAATTTACTTGAGGCTTAGAAGCGCATTTTTTATAATATTAGCCGTTACCATTTTGACTATAATCATAATTCTTGTGACAAATCTTACAAATACTCAAGAAATGGTATATGCCGATATAAAACAAGGCGGATTCGGAGATGGAGAGCTTGAAGATGAGGTTTATCCGAATATCGACTACAATGAACCAGAGCAAAATTTTCAGGACAACAGCGGCATATCCGAAAATATCGGGAACCATAAAACCATACACGAAACCGCCGATGATGATGTGTATGGACTTGAAGACTTGGATAATTTAAAAATTACTCAACAATTTCCTTATGAGTCCGGAGCAGGAACAACCTATAAAGAAGAAAAAGATATTGCCTATATAAGCTCCGACTCAGAAGAATATACGGACATTCAAAATACATCGGTTTTTGATACTGCAAATGCAGAAGCCATCGAAAAAGTCAGAGGTCTTTACTCCCCCATTACGGGAATCAGCTGGCAGGAATATTTACCCGAGTATTTGGAATCGGAATTACGGCGGGCAGCCTCTTCCGAACAAGATATAGCCCTGGTTATTATGAAACTTGATGATTTCAGCCTCGAAAGCATGATAGGAAAGAAGATTGCGGCTCTTTTAATAGACTTTATCAAATTTAGAGATATGATTTTTGAATTTGACAGCAACGGTTTTGCCGCCATCCTTCAAGACACAAACTTGGATGAGGCTATGAAAAAGGCCGAAGAGATATATAAGGGCACGAAGAGTATTTTAACGGAATACGATATATCGAAATCGGTTTCGATAGGAATTACCACCAGAACTTCACGTCTCATTTCTTCGGGAAGAATGATAGAAGAAGCTCAGGCCGCCGTAAACCGCGCCATAAACAACAATGACGATCCTATAGTAGCCTTTAGAGTCAATCCCGACAAATACAGGGAATTTATTTCGGATAATTAA
- a CDS encoding ABC transporter ATP-binding protein: MEIIRIEHVSKTYGKGDIPVKALDDVSLSVDRGEFVAIVGSSGSGKSTLLHILGGVDSPDSGKIFIQGEDISKYTEDELALFRRRKVGLVYQFYNLIPNLSIEKNISLPLVLDKQKVDKDKLINLAEKLGIKNKLSNFPHELSGGQQQRAAIARSLIYSPALLLADEPTGNLDRKNTDEIMSLLQYANKTYNQTVLMVTHDERLALSASRIVELSDGKIVKDEAL, from the coding sequence ATGGAAATTATACGGATTGAACATGTGTCCAAGACCTACGGCAAGGGCGATATACCGGTAAAAGCCCTTGATGACGTAAGCCTTTCGGTTGACAGGGGTGAGTTTGTTGCGATTGTCGGTTCTTCGGGGAGCGGAAAAAGCACCCTCCTTCATATTTTGGGCGGGGTGGATTCACCGGATTCGGGAAAGATTTTTATTCAGGGCGAAGATATTTCGAAGTACACGGAAGATGAACTTGCCCTTTTCAGAAGGCGGAAGGTGGGGCTTGTCTATCAGTTTTATAACCTTATCCCGAACCTGTCAATCGAAAAAAATATCAGCCTGCCGCTTGTGCTTGATAAGCAAAAGGTCGACAAGGATAAACTTATCAATCTTGCCGAAAAGCTCGGCATAAAAAATAAGCTAAGCAATTTTCCGCACGAACTTTCAGGCGGACAACAGCAGCGGGCGGCCATTGCGCGGAGCCTCATTTATTCTCCCGCCCTCCTTTTGGCGGACGAGCCTACGGGAAACCTTGACCGCAAAAACACCGACGAGATTATGAGCCTCCTTCAATATGCAAATAAAACATATAATCAAACCGTTTTAATGGTAACTCATGACGAGCGGCTCGCCCTTTCCGCTTCAAGGATTGTGGAATTGTCGGACGGTAAAATTGTAAAGGACGAGGCTCTATGA